A region of Armatimonadota bacterium DNA encodes the following proteins:
- a CDS encoding bifunctional oligoribonuclease/PAP phosphatase NrnA translates to MPSDPTLLRQAADAILGAECITLACHINPDGDAFGSMLALALALEGIGKKVVRLCQDPVPMNYRFMAGAESVAKHPPTGWMPQVSVGLDCDAEHRLGTIAPFVFAAPCVVDLDHHTGSGPFGHIRVLDSGASSTSQVVYELLPFLGVGLNRDIATCLLAGIIFDTGAFRFSNTSPATFEAAATLVNAGADPDAIHQAMFDNRPFSNVKLLGRALINALSDGSVAWSALTRKDFRETGAEETETEGVVNNLMAIRDIRAAALFRETAHGVKVSLRSRNGIDVAEIARHFGGGGHVKAAGCTVQKPMAEAMAEVLGLMKLEAGKGQTG, encoded by the coding sequence ATGCCGAGTGATCCGACCCTCCTGCGTCAGGCCGCCGACGCGATCCTGGGAGCGGAGTGCATAACCCTGGCGTGCCATATCAACCCGGACGGCGATGCGTTCGGGAGCATGCTGGCGCTCGCGCTCGCTCTGGAAGGCATTGGCAAGAAGGTCGTGCGTTTGTGCCAGGATCCGGTGCCGATGAACTACCGGTTCATGGCAGGAGCCGAATCGGTCGCCAAGCACCCGCCGACCGGCTGGATGCCCCAGGTGTCAGTCGGGCTCGATTGCGACGCCGAGCACCGGCTCGGGACGATCGCGCCATTCGTTTTCGCCGCTCCGTGTGTTGTGGACCTCGACCACCATACCGGCTCGGGCCCGTTCGGCCATATCCGTGTCCTGGATTCGGGGGCGTCCTCCACTTCGCAGGTTGTCTACGAGTTGCTGCCGTTCCTGGGCGTCGGGCTCAACCGCGACATTGCGACGTGCCTTCTTGCCGGCATCATTTTCGATACCGGCGCGTTCCGGTTCAGCAACACCTCCCCGGCGACCTTCGAAGCAGCCGCCACCCTGGTGAACGCCGGCGCCGACCCCGATGCGATCCATCAGGCGATGTTCGACAACCGGCCCTTCAGCAACGTTAAGCTGTTGGGGCGTGCGCTCATCAACGCGCTGTCCGATGGAAGCGTGGCGTGGAGCGCGCTGACGCGCAAGGACTTTCGCGAAACAGGCGCCGAGGAGACCGAAACCGAGGGCGTGGTCAATAACCTCATGGCCATTCGCGATATCCGCGCGGCCGCCCTCTTCCGCGAGACGGCGCATGGCGTCAAGGTCAGCCTTCGCAGCCGCAACGGCATCGACGTAGCGGAAATCGCGCGTCACTTCGGCGGCGGGGGCCACGTGAAGGCGGCCGGTTGCACCGTTCAGAAACCGATGGCCGAGGCCATGGCCGAGGTTCTGGGCCTGATGAAGCTTGAGGCAGGGAAGGGCCAGACCGGCTAG
- the rbfA gene encoding 30S ribosome-binding factor RbfA has translation MSRRTERVEEMLREEISVLMLRELKDPRLGFVTITGADVTPDLRHAKVFASVMGTDEEKAHSLEALNRARGFLRTELGKRARLKTVPELRFFEDETTRTGSRIFQLLEEVKETGDATPEGTDTDAE, from the coding sequence ATGTCCCGACGTACCGAACGAGTTGAAGAAATGCTCCGGGAGGAGATCAGCGTCTTGATGCTGCGCGAATTGAAGGACCCCCGGTTGGGCTTCGTCACCATCACCGGCGCGGATGTGACTCCGGACCTTCGCCACGCGAAGGTTTTCGCCAGCGTGATGGGAACCGACGAAGAGAAGGCTCACAGCCTGGAAGCGCTGAACCGGGCGCGCGGCTTTCTTCGCACCGAGCTTGGCAAGCGGGCACGACTCAAGACCGTGCCCGAACTGCGCTTCTTCGAAGACGAAACCACCCGGACCGGAAGCCGGATATTCCAATTGCTGGAGGAAGTGAAGGAGACGGGCGACGCCACGCCAGAGGGGACGGACACCGATGCCGAGTGA
- the nusA gene encoding transcription termination factor NusA — protein sequence MGGDFLDALKQLEREKEISADALLELVKMALVSAYKKHYGVQGEIEVEIDSHRAEFRVYARQEVVEADPQPHIQISLAEAQKLDPELEVGDYVQFEVTPENFGRIAAQTAKQVVMQRIREAERDKVLEEYVDKVNNVITGTVSRREQRSVYISLGKIEAILPASEQVHGEAYRFGERIKVYVLEARKTNKGPQIIVSRSHPSLIRRLFELEVPEIADGVVEIKSVAREPGARSKIAVHSNESKVDPVGACVGHRGSRVQNVVSELYGEKIDIVRWSDDDATYIAAALSPAKAVNVRVNEDAKSALVIAPDNQLSLAIGKEGQNVRLAARLTGWRIDIRSEAQLEELQARENAQDAGDTDVVDAVSDVEPDGAEEIAASIVESILPASAETLDEALVV from the coding sequence ATGGGCGGCGACTTTCTGGATGCCTTGAAGCAGTTGGAACGCGAGAAAGAGATTTCCGCAGACGCCTTGCTGGAGTTGGTCAAGATGGCCCTCGTCTCCGCCTATAAGAAGCACTACGGAGTGCAGGGAGAGATCGAGGTTGAGATCGACTCCCATCGCGCCGAGTTCCGTGTGTACGCCCGCCAGGAAGTGGTGGAAGCCGACCCCCAGCCGCACATTCAGATCAGCCTTGCGGAAGCGCAGAAGCTCGACCCCGAGCTGGAAGTTGGCGACTACGTTCAGTTCGAAGTCACTCCAGAGAACTTCGGCCGCATCGCCGCGCAGACCGCCAAACAGGTGGTAATGCAGCGCATCCGGGAAGCCGAGCGCGACAAGGTCCTTGAAGAGTATGTCGACAAAGTCAACAATGTCATCACCGGGACGGTCTCGCGCCGCGAGCAGCGTTCGGTGTACATTTCGCTAGGCAAAATCGAGGCTATCCTCCCGGCCAGCGAACAGGTGCACGGCGAGGCATACCGGTTCGGCGAACGGATCAAGGTGTATGTGCTGGAGGCCCGCAAGACCAACAAGGGGCCGCAGATCATCGTCAGCCGCAGCCATCCGAGCCTGATCCGCCGACTGTTTGAACTTGAAGTGCCGGAGATCGCAGACGGCGTTGTCGAGATCAAATCCGTCGCGCGTGAACCTGGCGCCAGGAGCAAGATCGCCGTTCACAGCAACGAGTCCAAGGTCGACCCTGTCGGCGCGTGCGTGGGGCACCGCGGATCGCGGGTGCAGAACGTGGTCTCGGAGCTCTACGGCGAAAAGATCGATATCGTTCGTTGGAGCGACGACGACGCCACGTACATCGCGGCCGCGCTCAGCCCGGCCAAGGCCGTTAACGTGCGCGTGAATGAGGATGCCAAGAGCGCCCTGGTCATCGCGCCGGACAATCAACTGAGCCTCGCGATTGGCAAAGAAGGCCAGAACGTGCGCCTCGCTGCCCGTTTGACAGGCTGGCGCATAGACATCCGCTCAGAAGCGCAGTTGGAGGAACTCCAGGCGCGCGAAAACGCGCAGGATGCCGGTGATACGGACGTGGTGGATGCCGTGTCCGACGTTGAACCCGATGGGGCGGAGGAGATCGCGGCGTCAATCGTTGAGAGCATTCTTCCGGCGTCGGCGGAAACGCTGGATGAAGCCCTGGTTGTATGA
- a CDS encoding glycoside hydrolase family 31 protein — translation MDSHAAVLALGAVEQFQRDAFGITLKVENGVGRIFVLADGLVRVRFVRNGQAEADFSYAVVKADWPPAGFEFCDSDSVLRISSPALSVSIRKSDGAITVRSASGMALLEEVHVSWNGDVVRLAWGTPGDREVFGCGEKAGPLDRRGAPMRMWNADRYAFSTGTDPLYHCIPFCLALDGGEAHGLFVDNTFEQRWDLGCPGETEASVECDGGAADFYVFAGPTPAEVLSRYTELTGRVPLPPLWVVGYQQSRYAYYPESQLLGVAAEFRRRNIPCDVLYLDVLYMDRYKNFTWDATRFPDPRRMISDLKADGFQTVVILDPGVKVEEGYEPFEQLRAAGFYARNPDGSPFVGKEWPGECIFPDFTDAQCRAWWGTMCKGLTDDGVAGLWNDMNEPEVMDTDSHTMPLDVRQAGDGIVPGEHKRHHNVYGMQMGRATYDGLRTLRPEERAFVLARAGFAGGQRYAATWTGDNVSSWEHLRLGIPMTLNLGLSGQAISGPDVGGFSSEASAEMFGRWLQANILFPFCRVHSAKADSDTPMAEGKNPQEPWTFGGDWEATNRRYIELRYRLLPYLYTVFEEMTRTGAPIVRPLFFEYPDDPQCRNRDYQYLVGRDIMCAPVVEDGARTKTLYLPEGDWYDFRTNERLKGGREITVEAPVEHLPMYIRAGAALPMQAIVQHTGQCDSVPIEWVAWPDADGCADGVVYEDDGRSMEYAHGAFRRTSVKIRQGEDGEVIEAHSIGDYVSPRPSFVVRTVQPGLNG, via the coding sequence ATGGATTCCCACGCGGCAGTGCTGGCTCTGGGAGCGGTCGAGCAGTTTCAGCGAGACGCGTTCGGCATCACCCTCAAGGTGGAGAACGGCGTCGGCCGCATCTTCGTCTTAGCGGACGGCCTCGTCCGAGTCCGATTCGTGCGAAACGGCCAGGCTGAAGCAGACTTTTCGTACGCCGTGGTCAAAGCGGATTGGCCCCCGGCCGGCTTCGAGTTCTGCGATTCAGATTCCGTGCTCCGGATCTCGTCCCCTGCTCTCTCTGTCAGCATCCGCAAGTCGGATGGCGCCATCACCGTGCGCTCGGCTTCCGGGATGGCCCTCCTCGAAGAAGTGCACGTGTCCTGGAACGGCGACGTAGTGCGCCTCGCGTGGGGGACACCGGGAGATCGCGAGGTCTTTGGCTGTGGCGAGAAAGCCGGCCCGCTGGATCGCCGCGGCGCCCCAATGCGGATGTGGAACGCCGACCGTTACGCCTTCTCAACCGGCACCGATCCTCTTTACCACTGCATCCCCTTCTGCCTCGCCCTCGATGGGGGCGAAGCGCACGGCCTCTTTGTTGACAACACGTTTGAGCAGAGATGGGATCTCGGGTGCCCCGGCGAAACGGAGGCGTCCGTCGAATGTGACGGCGGCGCGGCGGATTTCTACGTGTTCGCGGGACCCACGCCGGCAGAAGTGCTCTCGCGGTACACGGAGCTCACCGGACGGGTACCGCTGCCCCCATTGTGGGTTGTCGGGTATCAACAGTCGCGTTACGCCTATTACCCCGAATCACAACTGCTCGGGGTGGCCGCGGAGTTCAGGCGTCGGAACATCCCTTGCGACGTTCTGTATCTCGATGTGCTGTATATGGATCGCTACAAGAACTTCACCTGGGATGCGACGCGCTTTCCGGACCCTCGCAGGATGATCTCGGATCTCAAGGCGGATGGTTTCCAGACGGTGGTGATCCTGGACCCCGGCGTCAAGGTGGAAGAGGGTTACGAACCATTCGAGCAATTGCGCGCTGCCGGATTCTACGCCAGGAACCCGGACGGCTCGCCATTTGTGGGCAAGGAGTGGCCGGGAGAGTGCATTTTCCCCGATTTCACCGATGCCCAATGCCGCGCGTGGTGGGGAACCATGTGTAAGGGCCTCACGGACGACGGCGTCGCCGGTTTGTGGAACGACATGAACGAACCGGAGGTTATGGATACCGATTCGCATACGATGCCCCTCGACGTTCGGCAGGCCGGAGATGGCATCGTGCCGGGAGAGCACAAGCGTCACCACAACGTGTATGGCATGCAGATGGGCCGCGCAACGTACGACGGCCTCCGAACCCTTCGCCCCGAGGAACGCGCCTTCGTGCTCGCGCGCGCTGGATTCGCCGGCGGCCAGCGATATGCGGCCACATGGACGGGCGATAACGTCTCCAGTTGGGAGCACCTCCGGCTGGGAATCCCGATGACCTTGAACCTCGGATTGAGCGGCCAGGCGATCAGCGGCCCGGACGTCGGCGGGTTTTCCAGCGAGGCGTCCGCGGAGATGTTCGGCCGCTGGCTCCAGGCGAATATCCTCTTCCCCTTCTGCCGCGTCCACAGCGCCAAGGCCGACTCGGACACTCCGATGGCGGAAGGCAAGAATCCGCAGGAGCCGTGGACGTTCGGCGGCGACTGGGAGGCTACCAACCGGCGGTATATCGAGTTGCGCTATCGCCTGCTCCCATACCTGTACACGGTCTTTGAGGAGATGACCCGCACCGGCGCGCCCATAGTCCGGCCCCTCTTCTTCGAGTATCCTGACGATCCTCAGTGCCGCAATCGTGACTACCAGTACCTCGTCGGCCGCGATATCATGTGCGCCCCCGTTGTTGAGGACGGCGCCCGCACGAAGACGCTGTATCTGCCCGAAGGCGACTGGTATGACTTCCGGACCAACGAACGCTTGAAAGGCGGGCGCGAAATCACGGTCGAGGCGCCGGTCGAACACCTGCCAATGTACATTCGGGCGGGTGCGGCCCTTCCGATGCAGGCGATTGTTCAGCATACCGGCCAGTGCGATTCCGTCCCGATTGAGTGGGTTGCCTGGCCCGATGCCGATGGCTGTGCGGACGGCGTGGTCTATGAGGACGATGGAAGATCGATGGAATACGCTCACGGCGCTTTTCGACGGACCTCTGTGAAGATACGCCAGGGCGAAGACGGTGAGGTCATCGAGGCGCACTCTATCGGAGACTATGTGAGCCCGCGCCCGTCGTTTGTCGTGCGGACGGTCCAGCCGGGGTTGAACGGGTAA
- a CDS encoding DUF503 domain-containing protein, translated as MLIGLLQLELRIAASHSLKDKRQVLQSTIEQIRRQFNVSVAEVGHQDAWQAATLGIAAVANERRFLDEVLSKVEAFVESDPRIEVVGTETEIL; from the coding sequence ATGCTCATCGGCCTTCTTCAATTGGAACTCCGGATTGCGGCCAGCCATTCGCTGAAGGACAAGAGACAAGTCCTCCAGAGTACCATCGAGCAGATTCGGCGACAATTCAATGTGAGCGTCGCCGAAGTCGGCCACCAGGATGCCTGGCAGGCAGCGACACTGGGAATAGCCGCCGTGGCCAACGAGCGGCGGTTTCTGGATGAGGTTCTGTCGAAGGTTGAAGCGTTCGTTGAAAGTGATCCAAGGATAGAGGTCGTTGGCACGGAAACGGAAATCCTGTGA
- a CDS encoding tyrosine-type recombinase/integrase: protein MKQHHTAVVPASPSAPLRDVDFLVDTLVAGQLSENTRRAYQRDILDFLAFTRVTQPDALKSVTVGQVEHYRNALMKKGAAKATVNRKLSVVRHLFERAIGEGWADRNPATRVRGLKADMESPTSGLSLRQARELLASIDTDDVRGRRDHCLLLLMLRTGIRRSEVSGILLGDFAQREGHETLTVRGKGNKVRVVKVAPDVLRTCREWVAASRRTWTPKEPLFVALRKTAAGYKPAATTPLTVDSIWKIVLRRVDDAGLTAHITPHSLRHTFVTLALEGGAPLHKVQYAAGHADPRTTERYHRQKENLDDNAVDYVRLGAK from the coding sequence GTGAAACAGCACCACACTGCAGTTGTGCCGGCGTCTCCCTCGGCGCCGCTTCGAGACGTCGACTTCCTGGTGGACACACTGGTCGCCGGGCAGTTGAGCGAGAACACGCGAAGGGCCTACCAGCGGGATATCCTGGATTTCCTCGCATTCACCCGTGTCACTCAACCGGACGCCCTGAAATCCGTGACAGTCGGCCAGGTGGAGCACTATCGCAACGCCCTGATGAAGAAAGGCGCCGCGAAGGCGACCGTGAACCGCAAACTCAGCGTGGTTCGGCATCTGTTTGAACGTGCGATCGGCGAGGGCTGGGCCGATCGAAACCCCGCCACGCGGGTGCGGGGTCTTAAGGCCGATATGGAGTCGCCCACTTCCGGCCTGTCCCTGCGCCAGGCCCGGGAGCTTCTGGCCAGCATCGACACGGATGACGTCAGGGGACGTCGCGACCACTGCCTCCTCCTGTTGATGCTGCGTACCGGCATACGCCGCTCCGAGGTGTCCGGCATACTGCTCGGCGATTTTGCCCAGCGCGAAGGGCACGAAACCCTGACCGTTCGGGGCAAGGGGAACAAGGTTCGGGTGGTCAAGGTCGCCCCGGACGTGTTGCGAACGTGCCGCGAATGGGTCGCCGCGTCAAGGCGAACGTGGACTCCTAAAGAACCGCTGTTTGTGGCCCTCCGCAAGACGGCGGCCGGCTATAAGCCGGCGGCCACCACCCCGTTGACCGTGGACTCCATCTGGAAGATCGTGCTGAGGCGCGTGGATGACGCCGGCCTGACCGCCCACATCACCCCCCACAGCCTGCGCCATACCTTCGTGACACTGGCCCTCGAGGGCGGGGCTCCTCTTCACAAGGTTCAGTACGCCGCCGGCCACGCCGATCCCCGCACCACGGAGCGTTACCACCGCCAGAAGGAAAACCTCGATGACAACGCGGTCGACTACGTGCGGCTGGGCGCAAAATGA
- the infB gene encoding translation initiation factor IF-2 — protein MPGTVRVYELAKELEISNTELLHLLADLGETVKSHSSTLSAETAKQVREVAAPTKSNAAAKPDAAPAAPAATKAVEVIPGMTVRELAEAMGIGAPAIQKRLMGMRIMASVSQTLDIDVATEVAQKMGYVVTEGVRKAPKVERHAPASRKSNPISRPPVVTIMGHVDHGKTTLLDAIRETHVTDQEFGGITQHIGAYQVEWDGRRITFLDTPGHAAFTAMRARGAQVTDIVVLVVAADDGIMPQTVEAINHAKAAGVPIIVAVNKIDREDANPDRVLTQLTSYELLAEAYGGDTMTVNVSAKKRQNLDDLLTGILVVAEDLDLTGDPAATPTGVVIESQLDRGRGPIATVLVQQGILKVGDSIIAGEAYGRIKAMLDDKGQNIQKAGPSVPAVVLGLSQVPSAGDTMTVVKDDRTARQLAAEAGTIARAERISKRQRVTLADLRRQLTEGETKVLNAIIKADVDGSLEAVKQSLEQLSDAEVKIEFVHGGVGNIGQNDVLLARASGAVVIGFNVTVDPDARTMAQDESVDVRVYNIIYELIEDVRKAMLGQLEPVYEEISLGKAECRQVFRTPRGPVAGSYVLEGKITRSADARVLRGKAEVWKGRLQSLRHVKDDVREVLTGYECGILCDGFNDMQVGDIIESYEMKEVPRF, from the coding sequence ATGCCCGGAACTGTACGAGTCTACGAACTCGCCAAGGAACTCGAAATAAGCAACACAGAGTTGCTTCATCTCCTCGCCGATCTCGGCGAAACCGTGAAGAGCCATTCCAGTACCCTTTCGGCGGAAACCGCCAAACAGGTGCGCGAAGTGGCCGCTCCCACAAAATCCAATGCCGCCGCCAAACCCGATGCCGCTCCGGCCGCCCCGGCCGCAACCAAGGCGGTGGAGGTTATCCCCGGTATGACGGTCCGGGAACTGGCCGAAGCCATGGGCATCGGCGCACCCGCCATCCAGAAGCGCCTCATGGGCATGAGGATCATGGCCAGCGTCTCCCAGACCCTGGACATCGACGTTGCCACCGAAGTCGCTCAGAAGATGGGCTACGTCGTAACGGAGGGTGTTCGGAAGGCGCCCAAGGTGGAGCGGCATGCCCCCGCGTCACGAAAGTCGAACCCGATTTCCAGGCCCCCGGTCGTGACCATCATGGGCCACGTTGACCACGGCAAGACCACGCTCCTTGATGCGATTCGCGAAACGCACGTCACGGACCAGGAGTTCGGAGGGATAACGCAACACATCGGCGCTTATCAAGTGGAATGGGACGGCAGGAGAATCACGTTCCTTGACACGCCGGGACACGCGGCGTTTACCGCGATGCGAGCGCGCGGCGCCCAGGTGACCGACATTGTCGTTTTGGTTGTGGCCGCGGACGACGGGATCATGCCCCAGACCGTTGAGGCGATCAACCACGCCAAGGCCGCCGGCGTACCGATTATCGTCGCCGTCAACAAGATTGACCGCGAGGACGCAAATCCGGACCGGGTGCTGACCCAACTGACGTCTTACGAACTGCTGGCGGAAGCCTACGGCGGTGACACGATGACCGTTAACGTGTCTGCAAAGAAGCGCCAGAACCTGGACGACCTTCTGACCGGCATCCTGGTTGTGGCCGAAGACCTGGACCTCACCGGCGACCCCGCCGCCACGCCCACCGGCGTGGTCATTGAATCACAGTTGGACCGCGGCCGCGGGCCGATCGCCACCGTCCTTGTCCAGCAGGGCATCCTGAAAGTCGGCGATTCCATCATCGCGGGCGAAGCGTACGGGCGTATCAAGGCAATGCTCGACGACAAGGGCCAGAACATCCAGAAGGCGGGCCCGTCGGTGCCGGCCGTTGTCCTGGGACTCAGCCAGGTTCCGAGCGCCGGCGACACGATGACGGTGGTGAAGGACGATCGCACCGCCCGACAGTTGGCGGCCGAGGCCGGAACGATTGCCCGTGCGGAGCGGATCTCCAAGCGGCAGCGCGTTACGCTTGCAGACCTGCGGCGCCAGTTGACCGAGGGCGAGACAAAGGTCCTCAACGCCATCATCAAGGCCGACGTCGATGGCTCTCTCGAAGCCGTGAAGCAATCGCTCGAGCAGCTCAGCGACGCCGAGGTGAAGATCGAGTTCGTGCATGGCGGCGTGGGCAACATCGGGCAGAACGACGTACTACTGGCGCGCGCTAGCGGCGCCGTGGTGATAGGTTTCAATGTCACCGTCGATCCGGACGCTCGCACGATGGCTCAGGATGAGAGTGTGGATGTCCGCGTTTACAACATCATCTACGAGCTCATCGAGGATGTCCGAAAGGCGATGCTTGGCCAACTGGAGCCGGTCTATGAAGAGATCAGCCTCGGAAAGGCAGAGTGCCGCCAGGTGTTCCGCACTCCGAGGGGGCCGGTCGCCGGTTCTTACGTCCTGGAGGGCAAGATCACCCGAAGCGCCGATGCCCGCGTTCTCCGGGGCAAGGCCGAAGTATGGAAGGGACGCCTGCAGAGTCTGCGTCACGTGAAGGACGATGTCCGCGAAGTGCTGACCGGCTACGAGTGCGGCATTTTGTGCGACGGCTTCAACGATATGCAGGTCGGCGACATCATCGAGAGTTACGAGATGAAGGAAGTGCCGCGGTTCTGA
- a CDS encoding YlxR family protein translates to MPRAQPVRTCAGCRRRRAKQELLRIARNPAGEVYVDATGRDEGRGVYVCHDAACLETAVRRKALDRGLKAPVPTESVEAARTAIANRPPDAI, encoded by the coding sequence ATGCCCCGCGCCCAGCCCGTAAGAACCTGCGCGGGGTGCCGGAGGCGGCGTGCGAAGCAGGAATTGCTTCGCATCGCGCGCAATCCGGCAGGTGAAGTGTATGTGGACGCCACTGGCAGAGACGAAGGCCGTGGCGTTTACGTCTGCCATGATGCCGCATGCCTGGAAACAGCCGTGCGTCGAAAGGCGCTGGACAGAGGTCTGAAAGCGCCCGTGCCGACGGAATCCGTGGAAGCGGCACGTACGGCAATAGCAAACCGTCCACCGGATGCGATCTGA